In the genome of Magnolia sinica isolate HGM2019 chromosome 2, MsV1, whole genome shotgun sequence, one region contains:
- the LOC131236449 gene encoding general transcription and DNA repair factor IIH subunit TFB4 isoform X2 — MRAAPHKLKGFRNTFTRFPLMLLLAAFGLIYRMYGSNIGSIDGRTGFTHTTRWAPQSLVDLDDSAPSTPATPGKSLATVLVTPPSKPQHSPQIIPFMAPAPSKLYSDDVSLLVVALDTNPFFWGGASSNPNTPSLSFSRFLNHLLPFLNSIILLHQLNQVVVIATGVNSCDYIYDSSSPPMTSAASESRNMPSVCSAVLQNLEDFLIRDRQIGKDELAAGNGSSLLSGSLSLALCYIQRVFRAGPLHPQPRILCLQGSPDGPEQYVAVMNAIFSAQRSMIPIDSCVVGIQHSAFLQQASYITGGVYLKPQHLDGLFQYLSMVFATDLQSRSFLQLPKPVGVDFRASCFCHKKTIDMGYICSVCLSIYCKHHKKCSTCGWN, encoded by the exons ATGCGGGCTGCACCGCACAAGCTCAAAGGTTTTAGGAACACTTTTACACGATTCCCGTTGATGTTGCTCCTAGCAGCATTCGGGCTGATTTATCGCATGTACGGTTCAAATATTGGTTCcattgatggacggactggatttacacatacaacacggtgggccccacagagcctggtTGATTTAGACGATTCCGCTCCTTCTACACCAGCGACCCCAGGCAAGTCGCTCGCAACCGTCCTTGTAACGCCACCCAGCAAACCCCAGCACTCTCCGCAAATCATTCCTTTCATGGCACCGGCTCCATCAAAGCTCTActccg ACGATGTCAGCCTTCTCGTCGTTGCGCTCGACACCAACCCTTTCTTCTGGGGAGGAGCATCGTCAAACCCCAAcacaccctctctctccttctccagaTTCCTCAATCAC ctTCTCCCTTTCCTCAATTCCATTATTCTCCTCCACCAACTCAACCAAGTCGTTGTGATTGCCACTGGCGTCAATTCCTGCGACTACATCTACGACTCCTCGTCGCCGCCAATGACATCCGCCGCCTCTGAGAGCAGGAACATGCCTAGCGTCTGCTCGGCAGTCCTGCAGAATCTGGAGGATTTCTTGATCAGAGATCGACAGATTGGGAAGGATGAATTGGCAGCTGGGAATGGGTCTTCGCTTCTTTCTGGATCGCTGTCGCTGGCTCTTTGTT ATATACAGAGGGTTTTCCGAGCTGGGCCACTTCATCCGCAGCCCCGA ATCTTATGCTTACAGGGATCTCCAGATGGGCCAGAACA ATATGTTGCTGTAATGAATGCAATATTCTCAGCTCAACGTTCCATG ATTCCTATAGATTCATGTGTTGTCGGCATTCAACACTCTGCCTTCCTTCAACAG GCCTCGTACATAACAGGGGGTGTTTATCTGAAGCCCCAACATTTAGATGGGTTGTTTCAATATCTTTCG ATGGTATTTGCAACAGATTTGCAGTCCCGAAGTTTTCTACAACTTCCAAAGCCTGTAGGGGTGGACTTCCGTGCCTC ATGCTTTTGCCATAAAAAGACCATCGACATGGGCTACATTTGTTCAGTTTGTTTGTCTATATACTGCAAACACCACAAGAAATGTTCCACCTGTGG ATGGAACTGA
- the LOC131236449 gene encoding general transcription and DNA repair factor IIH subunit TFB4 isoform X1 → MRAAPHKLKGFRNTFTRFPLMLLLAAFGLIYRMYGSNIGSIDGRTGFTHTTRWAPQSLVDLDDSAPSTPATPGKSLATVLVTPPSKPQHSPQIIPFMAPAPSKLYSDDVSLLVVALDTNPFFWGGASSNPNTPSLSFSRFLNHLLPFLNSIILLHQLNQVVVIATGVNSCDYIYDSSSPPMTSAASESRNMPSVCSAVLQNLEDFLIRDRQIGKDELAAGNGSSLLSGSLSLALCYIQRVFRAGPLHPQPRILCLQGSPDGPEQYVAVMNAIFSAQRSMIPIDSCVVGIQHSAFLQQASYITGGVYLKPQHLDGLFQYLSMVFATDLQSRSFLQLPKPVGVDFRASCFCHKKTIDMGYICSVCLSIYCKHHKKCSTCGSVFNQANPDLNSTPDRKRKAPES, encoded by the exons ATGCGGGCTGCACCGCACAAGCTCAAAGGTTTTAGGAACACTTTTACACGATTCCCGTTGATGTTGCTCCTAGCAGCATTCGGGCTGATTTATCGCATGTACGGTTCAAATATTGGTTCcattgatggacggactggatttacacatacaacacggtgggccccacagagcctggtTGATTTAGACGATTCCGCTCCTTCTACACCAGCGACCCCAGGCAAGTCGCTCGCAACCGTCCTTGTAACGCCACCCAGCAAACCCCAGCACTCTCCGCAAATCATTCCTTTCATGGCACCGGCTCCATCAAAGCTCTActccg ACGATGTCAGCCTTCTCGTCGTTGCGCTCGACACCAACCCTTTCTTCTGGGGAGGAGCATCGTCAAACCCCAAcacaccctctctctccttctccagaTTCCTCAATCAC ctTCTCCCTTTCCTCAATTCCATTATTCTCCTCCACCAACTCAACCAAGTCGTTGTGATTGCCACTGGCGTCAATTCCTGCGACTACATCTACGACTCCTCGTCGCCGCCAATGACATCCGCCGCCTCTGAGAGCAGGAACATGCCTAGCGTCTGCTCGGCAGTCCTGCAGAATCTGGAGGATTTCTTGATCAGAGATCGACAGATTGGGAAGGATGAATTGGCAGCTGGGAATGGGTCTTCGCTTCTTTCTGGATCGCTGTCGCTGGCTCTTTGTT ATATACAGAGGGTTTTCCGAGCTGGGCCACTTCATCCGCAGCCCCGA ATCTTATGCTTACAGGGATCTCCAGATGGGCCAGAACA ATATGTTGCTGTAATGAATGCAATATTCTCAGCTCAACGTTCCATG ATTCCTATAGATTCATGTGTTGTCGGCATTCAACACTCTGCCTTCCTTCAACAG GCCTCGTACATAACAGGGGGTGTTTATCTGAAGCCCCAACATTTAGATGGGTTGTTTCAATATCTTTCG ATGGTATTTGCAACAGATTTGCAGTCCCGAAGTTTTCTACAACTTCCAAAGCCTGTAGGGGTGGACTTCCGTGCCTC ATGCTTTTGCCATAAAAAGACCATCGACATGGGCTACATTTGTTCAGTTTGTTTGTCTATATACTGCAAACACCACAAGAAATGTTCCACCTGTGG aTCTGTTTTCAATCAGGCAAATCCTGACCTTAACTCGACTCCGGACAGAAAAAGAAAGGCTCCGGAATCTTAA